In Hallerella succinigenes, the following are encoded in one genomic region:
- a CDS encoding TIGR02147 family protein, producing the protein MKSVFEYDDYRGYLKDVHDYGNRASFSWRAISLRANITNPNFLRQVMLGERNLSEKTMDVVGKAIGLQDAELEYWLLLVKLGQSDKDESKRHYRQELAQFRGAVSPVKIGEGFSEYYRHWYIPAIRELVTLFDFKDDFALLGRSVYPPITESEARSAVQILARFHFIYKDADGRWVESDRALRSGTPKQRSALIHYHREMLGKASEALFALDKDKRFVGGMTLGVSKECYRRILAETEKFKNRVASLALNDSKGDKVIQVAVQIFPMGYSPDRNR; encoded by the coding sequence ATGAAAAGCGTTTTTGAATATGATGATTATCGGGGGTATTTGAAGGATGTGCATGATTATGGGAATCGTGCGAGCTTTTCTTGGCGTGCGATTTCGTTACGGGCTAATATTACCAATCCGAATTTCTTACGTCAGGTGATGCTTGGGGAACGAAACCTGAGTGAAAAGACGATGGATGTCGTCGGCAAGGCAATCGGCCTTCAGGATGCGGAACTTGAATATTGGCTTTTGCTTGTAAAGCTTGGTCAGTCCGATAAAGATGAATCAAAAAGGCATTACCGTCAAGAACTCGCTCAATTCCGAGGGGCGGTTAGTCCGGTAAAAATTGGAGAAGGATTTTCTGAATATTATCGGCATTGGTATATCCCTGCGATTCGGGAACTGGTGACGCTTTTTGACTTTAAGGATGATTTTGCCTTGCTCGGAAGATCTGTTTATCCGCCGATCACGGAAAGCGAGGCGAGATCAGCGGTTCAGATCCTTGCGCGTTTTCACTTCATTTATAAGGATGCTGATGGACGGTGGGTGGAATCGGACCGGGCTCTGCGTAGCGGAACTCCGAAGCAACGATCTGCTTTGATTCATTACCATCGGGAAATGCTCGGAAAGGCGTCGGAAGCACTTTTTGCTTTAGATAAGGATAAACGCTTTGTGGGGGGCATGACTTTAGGTGTTTCCAAGGAATGTTACCGGAGAATTCTTGCGGAAACGGAAAAGTTCAAGAACCGTGTTGCGTCACTTGCGCTAAATGATTCTAAAGGCGATAAGGTGATCCAGGTGGCGGTACAAATTTTTCCGATGGGGTATTCTCCGGATAGAAATCGATAA
- a CDS encoding FtsB family cell division protein yields MNIRKRLIQLTITAVATILAAMAWSFSFGETGFWNQYKLKKQIAHLEFEADSLKKILEIRKLEGERLQKDSFYIESIARTQFGMSKKGEDVYQFIDD; encoded by the coding sequence TTGAATATTCGGAAGCGTCTTATCCAACTTACCATCACGGCGGTCGCCACGATTTTAGCGGCGATGGCGTGGTCGTTTTCGTTTGGAGAAACAGGGTTTTGGAATCAGTATAAGCTCAAAAAGCAGATTGCCCACCTAGAATTCGAAGCCGATTCTCTGAAAAAGATTCTCGAAATTCGCAAGCTCGAAGGCGAGCGCCTTCAGAAGGATTCCTTCTACATCGAATCCATTGCCCGCACCCAGTTCGGCATGTCAAAAAAAGGCGAAGACGTTTATCAGTTTATCGACGACTGA
- a CDS encoding DNA-processing protein DprA, with product MEIKTNNFPVQELKREDFPAVLREIPGSPEALYYRGSLPSFEKSWIAMVGTRRASDSAEEICQKLLQSLCGTDAVVVSGLAQGIDSFCHTAAIHFSIPTVAIIAQGIEAEITGTRKILAHRILEAGGAIVSEYPGDKASLKFMFPMRNRIIAGLSKSVTLVESKKHGGGMITVEYAQKFGRKVLAVPGNLLSSNAQGPLDCLALGIATPIWNTKDFADLCGSKRLSDITPQDLPHMGIQISDTAQTLFTQHAGFTHSLDELCTSSSLPISELFAILTELEIAGLVHSKDGNAFHFSSAE from the coding sequence ATGGAAATCAAAACTAATAATTTCCCCGTCCAAGAACTGAAACGAGAAGACTTCCCCGCCGTCCTCCGTGAAATTCCAGGCTCCCCCGAAGCGCTCTATTACCGCGGATCCCTGCCGAGCTTTGAAAAATCCTGGATCGCCATGGTCGGCACCCGTCGCGCAAGCGATAGCGCCGAAGAAATTTGCCAAAAACTTTTGCAAAGCCTTTGCGGAACCGATGCGGTTGTCGTTTCCGGCCTCGCCCAAGGAATTGACAGTTTCTGTCATACCGCAGCCATTCATTTTTCCATTCCGACCGTTGCGATTATCGCTCAGGGCATCGAAGCGGAAATCACTGGGACACGTAAGATTCTTGCCCACCGCATCCTCGAAGCGGGTGGCGCTATCGTTTCGGAATACCCGGGCGATAAGGCTTCACTCAAATTCATGTTCCCCATGCGGAACCGCATCATTGCAGGGCTTTCTAAAAGCGTCACGCTTGTCGAAAGTAAAAAACACGGCGGAGGCATGATCACCGTGGAATACGCCCAAAAGTTCGGACGAAAGGTTCTCGCCGTGCCAGGAAATCTGCTTTCTTCAAATGCCCAGGGTCCGCTCGACTGCCTCGCATTAGGCATCGCCACTCCCATTTGGAATACCAAAGATTTTGCGGACCTCTGCGGAAGCAAACGTCTCTCCGACATCACACCACAGGACCTTCCCCATATGGGCATACAAATCAGCGATACCGCACAAACTCTTTTTACCCAACATGCAGGATTTACCCACTCTTTAGATGAGTTATGCACAAGTTCCTCTCTTCCGATTTCGGAGCTTTTTGCTATATTGACAGAGCTGGAAATTGCGGGACTCGTCCATTCCAAAGACGGAAACGCATTTCACTTTTCATCAGCGGAGTAA
- the mazG gene encoding nucleoside triphosphate pyrophosphohydrolase, translating into MKYSFADLVKIMQRLRSKDGCPWDRKQTTQSLLPYLIEESSEFIDAAQANDKAHMCEELGDVLFQVVFHSQVASERGDFDIDDVTDAICAKMMRRHPHVFGNSHVKNADEVSKRWEEIKATEKNNEEMKDKSVMDKVSRSMPTLARAQDMGRRAAKNGFDWKGNEPVFAKVHEEFNEFLEEYKKSTEEDPNRDRMEEEFGDLLFTLCHLARHVGLNAETALNRATHKFDARFRTLEKLAKAKYAEKSLQELSPEELLALWSEAKAETNQKSGY; encoded by the coding sequence ATGAAATACTCCTTTGCAGATTTGGTAAAGATTATGCAGCGGCTCCGTTCCAAAGATGGGTGCCCGTGGGATAGAAAGCAGACGACGCAGAGCCTTCTCCCGTATTTGATTGAAGAATCTTCGGAATTTATCGATGCCGCACAGGCCAACGATAAGGCGCACATGTGCGAAGAACTCGGCGACGTACTTTTTCAAGTAGTATTTCATTCCCAGGTCGCAAGCGAACGTGGCGACTTTGATATTGACGATGTGACAGATGCGATTTGCGCAAAGATGATGCGTCGTCATCCGCATGTATTCGGCAACTCGCATGTGAAAAATGCGGACGAGGTTTCGAAACGTTGGGAAGAAATCAAGGCGACGGAAAAGAACAACGAGGAAATGAAGGACAAGTCCGTGATGGACAAGGTTTCCCGCAGCATGCCTACACTTGCCCGCGCCCAGGACATGGGACGCCGTGCCGCTAAAAACGGTTTTGACTGGAAGGGAAACGAACCAGTCTTTGCCAAGGTTCACGAAGAGTTCAACGAATTCTTGGAAGAATATAAGAAGTCGACAGAAGAAGATCCGAACCGCGACCGCATGGAAGAAGAATTCGGCGATCTGCTGTTTACGCTTTGCCACTTGGCGCGTCACGTCGGGTTGAATGCCGAAACGGCTTTGAATCGTGCCACGCATAAGTTCGACGCTCGCTTTCGCACATTGGAAAAGCTCGCCAAGGCAAAATACGCCGAAAAGTCCCTGCAGGAACTTTCTCCCGAGGAATTGCTCGCTCTTTGGAGCGAAGCCAAAGCGGAGACTAATCAAAAATCAGGTTATTGA
- the rimP gene encoding ribosome maturation factor RimP, whose product MDNREKLNSLIAAACEAVGAELVEFDMFKAGKREVLRIYIDKANGVDVEDCAAVSRRLSDALDQDESLIEGAFTLEVSSPGIDRPLKSTRDFERNLNQLLRITRETGKPLTGTLTAVDEQNLALSVKGVTDAVLVSRSEILSAKVEVQF is encoded by the coding sequence TTGGATAACCGGGAAAAACTGAATTCCTTGATTGCCGCGGCTTGTGAAGCCGTTGGAGCTGAACTTGTCGAATTTGACATGTTCAAGGCTGGCAAACGCGAAGTCCTTCGCATCTATATTGATAAGGCAAACGGTGTAGACGTGGAAGATTGTGCGGCGGTGAGCCGTCGTCTTTCCGATGCGCTGGACCAGGATGAATCCCTCATCGAAGGTGCATTTACCCTGGAAGTCTCTTCTCCCGGGATCGACCGTCCCCTCAAGTCCACTCGCGATTTCGAACGCAACCTGAACCAGTTGTTGCGCATTACCCGCGAAACGGGTAAGCCGCTTACCGGCACTCTGACTGCGGTGGATGAACAGAATTTAGCCCTGTCTGTAAAAGGCGTGACAGACGCGGTCTTGGTTTCTCGGTCCGAGATCCTCTCTGCCAAAGTAGAAGTTCAATTCTAA
- the nusA gene encoding transcription termination factor NusA: MTTKNKEPQINLLDALKTVVDTKNIDNSIVEGALKDALITAARKYLNIDKHFDVKIDGETNEISIALVVDIVDDYPDYDPSLDAETVQEMDEHYMLVEQARDLNPDVQPGDHLEMELPVSAFGRQAIQTAKQFLIQRIRDAERSKIVDTYRNRIGSIVNGEVLRIESRNAIVSIGRQTEAVLPFKEQLPKERFAQGSSVKAVIKDVADSAKNGAQVILSRTSEMFLYELFRQEVPEIFEGAVEIRGVVRDPGYRAKISVAARDARIDPVGACVGMKGARVQAVVRELGNERIDIVHWNPDLITFIRHALSPANIVKYFEIPGIRRIVIVIADEDLAQAIGRNGQNVKLASQLVERDLDVFGEKEWSEKSDEDKQKILTARPNELAKAEELRAHEVTLFKDEVPSEAEPAPEDEAVSAEENSDQEGQV, from the coding sequence ATGACAACGAAGAATAAGGAACCCCAGATCAATTTACTCGATGCGCTCAAGACCGTCGTCGATACAAAGAACATCGATAACTCTATCGTCGAAGGCGCTTTGAAGGATGCCTTGATTACGGCAGCTCGCAAGTATCTGAACATTGATAAGCACTTTGATGTGAAGATTGACGGAGAAACGAATGAAATTTCGATCGCTCTCGTCGTTGATATTGTGGACGATTATCCGGACTACGACCCGTCGCTCGATGCAGAAACCGTTCAGGAAATGGACGAACACTACATGCTCGTCGAACAGGCTCGCGACTTAAACCCGGACGTCCAGCCGGGCGATCACCTCGAAATGGAACTCCCGGTCTCCGCATTCGGCCGCCAGGCAATCCAGACCGCTAAGCAGTTCCTCATCCAGCGGATTCGCGATGCAGAACGCAGCAAGATTGTGGACACCTACCGCAACCGTATCGGCTCGATTGTGAACGGTGAAGTTCTCCGTATCGAAAGTCGCAACGCTATCGTTTCGATTGGCCGTCAGACCGAGGCCGTTCTCCCGTTCAAGGAACAGCTCCCGAAGGAACGCTTTGCCCAGGGCAGCTCCGTGAAGGCTGTCATTAAGGATGTCGCTGACTCCGCCAAGAATGGCGCTCAGGTGATCCTCTCCCGTACAAGCGAAATGTTCCTCTATGAACTCTTCCGTCAGGAAGTGCCTGAAATCTTTGAAGGCGCTGTGGAAATCCGTGGCGTGGTCCGTGATCCGGGCTATCGTGCAAAGATCTCCGTTGCTGCCCGCGATGCTCGTATCGACCCGGTCGGCGCTTGTGTCGGCATGAAGGGGGCTCGCGTTCAGGCTGTCGTCCGTGAACTCGGTAACGAACGTATCGATATCGTTCACTGGAATCCGGATCTGATCACGTTCATCCGCCACGCCCTTTCTCCGGCGAATATCGTGAAGTACTTTGAAATCCCGGGCATCCGTCGCATCGTCATCGTGATTGCCGATGAAGACCTCGCCCAGGCAATTGGCCGTAACGGTCAGAACGTCAAGCTCGCTTCCCAGCTTGTGGAACGGGATCTCGACGTGTTTGGAGAAAAGGAATGGTCCGAAAAGAGCGATGAAGACAAGCAGAAGATTTTGACCGCTCGTCCGAATGAACTCGCTAAGGCTGAAGAACTCCGCGCTCATGAAGTCACCTTGTTCAAGGATGAAGTTCCTAGCGAAGCCGAACCGGCACCGGAGGATGAAGCTGTGTCGGCTGAAGAAAATTCGGATCAGGAAGGTCAGGTTTAA